A region from the Riemerella anatipestifer genome encodes:
- a CDS encoding C40 family peptidase: MKNKNLVYILLVLATFSLQSCVSNYVVTATPSNANASEYKSNTKVPRISKASLTSAKQSLYQDENEANYVAVKTTLAKVNNLETKAEIEKAIRHSQTIDEILSQASTYLGTPYRYGGTSRSGIDCSAFVLSVFNEVTGISLPRVAAAQAQEGEIVSKEELQKGDLLFFSQGRGRISHVAIVHEITEEGDVKFIHASSSQGVSFSSLNSNYWRARFRFAKRILTPEMVIAQQKKQDIQAASL, encoded by the coding sequence ATGAAAAACAAAAATTTAGTATACATTTTATTAGTTTTAGCCACTTTTTCCTTACAGTCGTGTGTTAGTAACTATGTAGTTACAGCTACTCCTTCTAACGCTAATGCATCTGAATACAAATCTAATACCAAAGTACCTAGGATAAGTAAAGCAAGTTTAACTTCGGCAAAACAATCTCTTTATCAAGATGAAAACGAAGCTAACTATGTTGCAGTAAAAACAACTTTAGCCAAAGTAAATAATTTAGAAACTAAAGCCGAAATAGAGAAGGCTATTAGACATTCACAAACAATAGACGAAATTCTTAGCCAAGCAAGCACCTATTTAGGAACTCCCTACCGTTATGGAGGAACAAGTAGAAGCGGGATAGACTGCTCTGCTTTTGTACTATCTGTATTTAATGAGGTTACTGGCATAAGCCTTCCTAGAGTAGCTGCGGCACAGGCACAAGAGGGTGAGATAGTATCAAAAGAAGAATTACAGAAAGGAGATTTATTATTTTTCTCACAAGGAAGAGGTAGGATTTCTCATGTTGCTATTGTTCATGAAATAACCGAGGAAGGCGACGTGAAATTTATACACGCTTCCAGTTCTCAAGGAGTGAGTTTTTCTTCGTTAAACAGCAATTACTGGAGAGCTAGATTTAGATTCGCTAAAAGAATATTAACACCTGAAATGGTAATAGCACAA